From a single Thalassospira sp. ER-Se-21-Dark genomic region:
- a CDS encoding PAS domain-containing sensor histidine kinase → MTSNTPIGSTNVPLADQVVLNALPYAAVICDRNGIVMQCNEAIARLIGVSRDRMLGRKAGFISKGLMSDIEDVFSSGRTWRGDIILVGAAKESHVCDLSIAPLEYSQNNETRTAVLMTLLENDRQAQAERTLMEQNRNQSDANASKSDFIANMGHELRTPLNAIIGNSELIAHGVLGDLPDGYRECGRDVYEAGKHLLELVNNVLDVSKLSAGSMTLQLEKADLGSVIRDAARLVGDDISRRSHQLQFDLPDQPVSMLCDKLKLKQILINILSNAAKFTPEHGKIRIGLTTTDEDVSFAIEDNGVGMSPNDIPRALARFSQLHPSGVKESVGTGLGLPLAKLLVELHGGRLSIESDLGKGTTVRITLPRP, encoded by the coding sequence ATGACCAGCAACACACCAATTGGTTCAACCAATGTGCCATTGGCCGACCAGGTTGTTCTGAACGCCCTGCCCTATGCCGCCGTCATATGCGACCGCAACGGCATCGTCATGCAATGTAACGAAGCCATCGCGCGTTTGATCGGCGTTTCGCGTGATCGCATGCTGGGCCGCAAGGCCGGTTTCATTTCCAAGGGTCTAATGAGCGATATCGAAGATGTGTTTTCTTCGGGCAGGACCTGGCGCGGCGATATCATTCTGGTCGGTGCCGCCAAGGAAAGCCACGTCTGCGATCTGTCCATTGCGCCGCTTGAATATAGCCAGAACAATGAAACCCGGACCGCGGTGTTGATGACGTTGCTTGAAAATGACCGTCAGGCACAGGCCGAACGCACCCTGATGGAGCAAAACCGCAATCAATCAGATGCCAACGCGTCAAAATCCGACTTTATCGCCAATATGGGCCACGAATTGCGCACCCCGCTTAATGCGATTATCGGCAACTCCGAACTGATTGCGCATGGGGTTCTTGGCGATCTGCCCGATGGGTATCGCGAATGCGGCCGTGACGTTTACGAGGCGGGCAAGCACCTGCTTGAACTGGTCAATAATGTTTTGGATGTGTCAAAGCTGTCGGCCGGTTCAATGACCTTGCAGCTTGAAAAGGCTGATCTTGGTTCTGTAATACGCGATGCCGCCCGGCTTGTCGGCGATGATATTTCGCGTCGCAGCCATCAATTGCAATTCGATCTGCCGGATCAGCCGGTATCGATGCTTTGTGATAAGCTCAAACTCAAACAGATCCTGATCAATATCCTGAGTAACGCGGCAAAATTCACACCCGAACATGGCAAGATCCGCATCGGACTGACCACAACCGACGAAGACGTGAGTTTTGCGATCGAGGATAATGGTGTCGGCATGAGCCCGAATGACATTCCCCGTGCGCTGGCCCGGTTCTCGCAGCTTCATCCATCCGGGGTGAAGGAAAGTGTCGGCACCGGTCTTGGCCTGCCACTGGCCAAGCTTCTGGTCGAACTGCATGGCGGACGGCTTAGTATCGAAAGCGACCTTGGCAAGGGCACGACCGTGCGCATTACTCTGCCCCGCCCGTAA
- a CDS encoding cytochrome c, with protein sequence MKNKGVMALGALVGAAIMYGIVTFFGPGESTDQDVSLRPDDLQLVAQGKKIYDANCASCHGARLEGEANWRERGPDGLLPAPPHDETGHTWHHPDQVLFELTKYGPAAMAGGDYKSAMQGYEGVLSDAEIIASLSYIKSRWPKDVIARHDQINQSAAQ encoded by the coding sequence TTGAAGAATAAAGGTGTTATGGCGCTTGGCGCCCTTGTCGGTGCGGCGATTATGTATGGCATCGTCACATTCTTTGGCCCGGGCGAGAGCACGGATCAGGATGTCTCATTGCGTCCCGATGATCTGCAACTCGTGGCGCAGGGCAAGAAGATCTATGACGCAAATTGTGCGTCCTGCCATGGTGCCAGACTTGAGGGCGAAGCCAATTGGCGTGAACGCGGTCCTGACGGTTTGCTTCCGGCGCCACCCCACGACGAAACCGGCCATACCTGGCATCACCCCGATCAGGTGTTGTTTGAACTGACCAAATACGGACCGGCGGCGATGGCCGGAGGCGATTATAAATCGGCAATGCAGGGATATGAGGGCGTGCTGAGCGACGCGGAAATCATTGCCAGCCTGTCTTACATCAAAAGCCGCTGGCCCAAGGACGTGATCGCGCGGCACGACCAGATCAATCAATCTGCAGCCCAATAA
- the cueR gene encoding Cu(I)-responsive transcriptional regulator, giving the protein MNISDAATECGLPAKTIRYYEDIGLVSPGRLANGYRDYDENDLHKLRFLQRARGLGFSVEDCRVLLSLYEDRNRASSDVKEIAKTHLAEIERKIAELQSLRDTLSDLVQSCHGDDRPNCPIINDLARKA; this is encoded by the coding sequence ATGAACATTTCTGACGCCGCGACTGAATGCGGACTTCCGGCGAAAACCATCCGTTATTACGAGGATATTGGTCTGGTTTCGCCGGGGCGCTTGGCCAACGGGTATCGTGACTATGACGAAAACGATCTGCACAAATTGCGGTTTCTGCAACGTGCCCGCGGGCTGGGATTTTCGGTCGAAGATTGCCGGGTGTTGCTGTCACTTTACGAGGACCGCAACCGTGCCTCTTCCGATGTAAAGGAAATTGCCAAGACCCATCTGGCAGAGATCGAACGCAAGATTGCCGAACTTCAAAGCCTGCGCGATACACTTTCCGACCTTGTGCAGTCCTGTCATGGCGATGATCGTCCGAACTGCCCGATCATCAATGATCTCGCCCGCAAGGCGTGA
- a CDS encoding heavy metal translocating P-type ATPase: MDRRTDEYDTAAGGGASVQPTANTSEVNLEIEGMTCANCAGRVEKAIAGLDGVSDVTVNFALNSANVHFDDSKLDTSKIAEAVADSGYSVVTQQLSFDVDGMTCANCALRVEKALSALPGVTEASVNFALERADILALSGKVNDAIAIKAIEDAGYHATSRNKSGSEEGDSDEAARNEKKQDKSLILLAVSALLTAPLVLQMVWMNLGVSYHLPAWVELVLATPVQFYIGARFYQGAYAALRHRSANMDVLVALGTSAAYFLSLYNMLTANAGQTHLYFEASAAIITLILAGKIMEERAKRGASAAIRELMALRPRRARKVVAGEGEQDVAIESLSVGDIVRVLPGERVPVDGKVHAGESELDESLITGETRPVARITGDTVVGGAVNGTGRLDIEVSAVGDDTTLSRIIRLVEKAQTGKAPVQKLVDRVSAVFVPIVVVIALLTLGAWLFTGFGAEASIVAAVSVLVIACPCALGLATPTALVAGTGSAARNGILIRNFEALEQAHNVDTVIFDKTGTLTEGTPTVRDICPVEGVDRNELLRLTAAVQAASEHPLARAVVSIAKDEGVSLPDIDNFKGKTGAGVMADVEKHKIAIGSEALLSDLDIAGPAQDLAKDIKKHEGEGRTVILVAIDGTFAGYLTLEDRIREGAKQAIADLKARGISSIMLSGDSQDVASHVARELGLERGEGRIRPQDKAREVEKLRKEGRHVAMVGDGINDAPALAAADVGIAMGGGTDVAMETAGITLMRSDPALVSAAIDISIATRRKIAQNLFWAFAYNVVGVPLAAFGVLSPAIAGAAMALSSVSVVGNSLTLRRWTVRK; encoded by the coding sequence ATGGATCGCCGAACAGACGAGTATGATACCGCAGCAGGCGGTGGGGCATCCGTGCAGCCAACTGCCAATACCAGCGAAGTAAACCTCGAGATTGAAGGCATGACCTGTGCAAACTGTGCGGGCCGTGTTGAAAAGGCCATTGCTGGTCTTGATGGTGTTTCTGATGTCACCGTGAACTTTGCGCTCAACAGTGCAAATGTGCATTTTGACGACAGCAAGCTTGATACATCCAAAATCGCCGAGGCAGTCGCGGATTCAGGCTATAGCGTCGTGACCCAGCAGCTTTCCTTTGATGTCGATGGCATGACATGCGCGAACTGCGCTTTGCGGGTTGAAAAGGCACTTTCCGCATTGCCGGGCGTCACCGAAGCCAGTGTCAATTTCGCACTGGAACGTGCAGATATCTTGGCCCTGTCGGGCAAGGTCAATGATGCGATCGCGATCAAGGCGATCGAGGATGCAGGCTATCACGCAACGTCACGCAATAAATCCGGATCCGAAGAGGGTGACTCAGACGAAGCGGCACGCAACGAAAAGAAGCAGGATAAATCCCTGATCCTTCTGGCGGTATCGGCATTGCTGACCGCACCACTGGTTTTGCAGATGGTCTGGATGAACCTTGGTGTGTCCTATCATCTGCCGGCATGGGTTGAACTTGTACTTGCGACCCCGGTTCAGTTCTATATCGGTGCACGCTTCTATCAGGGGGCATATGCAGCCCTGCGCCATCGCAGTGCCAATATGGATGTGCTGGTCGCCCTTGGCACGTCGGCGGCCTATTTCCTCAGCCTCTATAACATGCTGACGGCCAATGCCGGGCAGACCCATCTGTATTTCGAAGCATCGGCTGCGATCATTACCCTGATCCTTGCGGGTAAAATCATGGAAGAACGCGCCAAACGCGGGGCATCAGCCGCTATTCGTGAATTGATGGCGCTCCGTCCACGGCGTGCGCGCAAGGTGGTCGCGGGCGAAGGAGAACAGGATGTTGCGATTGAAAGCCTTTCGGTCGGCGATATCGTTCGCGTTTTGCCGGGCGAACGTGTGCCGGTCGATGGCAAGGTTCATGCCGGTGAAAGTGAACTTGATGAAAGCCTGATTACCGGGGAAACCCGACCCGTGGCGCGAATCACGGGCGATACTGTCGTTGGTGGCGCTGTGAATGGCACCGGGCGTCTTGATATCGAAGTCAGTGCCGTTGGCGATGATACGACGCTGTCGCGCATCATTCGCCTGGTTGAAAAGGCCCAGACCGGCAAAGCCCCGGTGCAGAAGCTTGTCGACCGGGTATCGGCCGTGTTCGTGCCGATTGTGGTTGTCATTGCACTGCTGACCCTGGGCGCATGGTTGTTTACCGGCTTTGGCGCAGAGGCATCCATCGTTGCCGCGGTGTCGGTGCTGGTGATTGCATGTCCTTGTGCGCTTGGTCTGGCGACGCCGACTGCGCTGGTGGCCGGTACCGGCAGTGCTGCGCGCAACGGCATTCTGATCCGCAATTTCGAGGCACTTGAACAGGCCCATAATGTCGATACCGTCATCTTTGACAAAACCGGCACCCTGACGGAAGGCACGCCGACCGTGCGCGATATCTGCCCGGTTGAGGGTGTTGACCGTAATGAGTTGCTGCGCCTGACCGCAGCCGTTCAGGCCGCCAGTGAACATCCCCTTGCGCGTGCGGTTGTCTCGATTGCCAAGGATGAAGGCGTATCACTGCCCGATATCGATAACTTCAAGGGCAAAACCGGTGCCGGTGTCATGGCCGATGTTGAAAAGCACAAGATCGCCATTGGCAGCGAAGCTTTGCTGAGTGATCTTGATATCGCAGGTCCGGCGCAGGATCTGGCAAAGGACATCAAGAAACACGAAGGCGAAGGCAGAACCGTTATTCTGGTTGCGATTGATGGCACGTTTGCCGGTTACCTGACCCTTGAGGATCGCATTCGCGAAGGTGCCAAACAGGCAATTGCCGATCTGAAGGCACGCGGTATTTCATCGATCATGTTGTCGGGTGACAGTCAGGATGTCGCAAGCCACGTGGCGCGCGAACTTGGTCTGGAACGCGGCGAAGGCCGCATTCGCCCGCAGGACAAGGCACGTGAAGTCGAAAAACTCCGCAAGGAAGGCCGTCATGTCGCTATGGTTGGTGACGGGATCAATGATGCGCCCGCACTGGCCGCTGCCGATGTCGGTATTGCCATGGGCGGTGGCACCGATGTTGCCATGGAAACGGCTGGCATCACCCTGATGCGGTCTGATCCGGCACTTGTGTCTGCCGCGATTGATATTTCGATCGCCACCCGTCGCAAGATCGCACAGAACCTGTTCTGGGCCTTTGCCTATAACGTGGTCGGTGTTCCGTTGGCAGCATTCGGCGTGCTTAGCCCGGCGATTGCAGGTGCGGCGATGGCACTCAGCTCCGTCTCGGTTGTTGGTAACTCGCTGACATTGCGGCGCTGGACAGTCCGGAAATAG
- the bfr gene encoding bacterioferritin — protein MKGSKKVLAALNKQLTAELSAADQYNTHAEMYADWGLHSLYERMHHEKDEELEHAKRLIERILFLEGVPDTASREPIKIGKTVPEMMKNDLEHEYHVINLLKKAIKIAEAEDDFQTRQMLVALLDDSEEDHAYWLEQQIRLIDMMGLPNYIQFRAAGEPSPEG, from the coding sequence ATGAAGGGTAGTAAAAAGGTCCTCGCCGCGCTGAACAAACAGCTCACTGCCGAACTGTCGGCGGCCGACCAGTACAACACACATGCTGAAATGTATGCCGATTGGGGCCTGCATTCGCTCTATGAGCGCATGCATCACGAAAAGGATGAGGAGCTCGAACACGCCAAGCGTCTGATCGAGCGTATCCTGTTCCTTGAGGGCGTGCCCGATACCGCATCGCGTGAACCGATCAAGATCGGCAAAACCGTGCCCGAGATGATGAAAAACGATCTCGAACACGAATATCACGTGATCAATCTTCTGAAAAAGGCGATCAAGATCGCCGAGGCAGAGGACGATTTCCAGACCCGTCAGATGCTGGTCGCCCTGCTTGATGACAGCGAAGAAGATCACGCCTATTGGCTGGAACAGCAGATCCGCCTGATCGACATGATGGGCCTGCCGAACTACATTCAGTTCCGCGCAGCCGGGGAACCAAGCCCGGAAGGCTGA
- the bfr gene encoding bacterioferritin — protein MKGDPKIITYLNRILTNQLTAINQYFLHARMLRDWGVEEMGEYEYKLSIKEMKRADDTIERILFLEGLPNLQNLNKLMIGENVEEIISCDMKFELASLPLLREAITACEKAEDFVTRDLLVKFLEEQEEHVDWLETEEWQLENVGIANYIQSRSGDGD, from the coding sequence ATGAAAGGTGATCCCAAGATCATCACATATCTTAATCGCATTCTGACCAACCAGTTGACTGCGATTAACCAGTATTTCCTGCATGCCAGAATGCTGCGGGACTGGGGCGTGGAAGAAATGGGCGAGTATGAGTACAAGCTCTCGATCAAGGAAATGAAACGCGCCGACGACACGATTGAGCGCATTCTGTTTCTTGAAGGTCTTCCCAACCTCCAGAACCTCAACAAACTGATGATCGGCGAAAATGTCGAAGAGATCATCAGCTGTGACATGAAGTTTGAATTGGCGTCTCTGCCGCTTCTGCGCGAAGCCATCACCGCCTGTGAAAAGGCCGAGGACTTTGTGACGCGCGATCTGCTTGTGAAATTCCTGGAAGAACAGGAAGAGCACGTTGATTGGCTTGAGACCGAAGAATGGCAGCTCGAAAATGTCGGGATTGCAAACTACATCCAGAGCCGTTCAGGCGACGGCGACTAA